The Allostreptomyces psammosilenae sequence GAGCGGAGAAGTCACTGGCGGCGTTCCCATACGGTTGCAAGGATAAGCGGCCCACGGGCGGGCAGCCGGCCGCGCGCCAGGGGCGCCGGGCCACAGGCCAGCATGCCCGCTCCGCGCGCCCGCGCTCGAATCCTTATTCCGTCCCTCCCCCGGACGCGCCGTCCGAACGGCCCCGTCGGCCCCGCCCCGCCCCCGAACGGCCCCACCCGCCCTGCGCCCGGGGCCCTTCCCCGGCACCCTCCCCGACAGCCCCTTTCGGCCGTTCTCAGCCCCGGCAGCACGAAGGCCCCGGCCCAGGAGTAGGCTCCTGGGCCGGGGCCCGACCGCGCCCCCGGCAGGACTCGAACCTGCGACCAAGTGCTTAGAAGGCACCTGCTCTATCCACTGAGCTACGGGGGCTCGCCGACGGCCTGTGGCGGCCTGTTCGTGCCACGTGCGTTCCGGTGCGCCCCGGTCGTGGGCCAGCCTCCCCCGTACGGTGTCCATGCACCAGGATAGGGGGGCCGGTGCCCGGCTCCCGTGATCATCACCCGGACCGCCAGGACGGTGCCCCGACCGGTGCCGGTTGAGCTCCGTGCGGTGCCGTGGCCGGCCGAGCGGTGCGCCGTCCAGTAGGTCGCCATGATGATGACAGTTCACCGGCGACTGGCACATGGACGGACCGGTGGCAGACGGGTGTTAGTTGTGGACTCGTTACGGCCCGGCCCCCGACCCGTTATGCGGTGAACCGTCCGAGGTAGGCATGGTGTCGGAGAGTGTCCGGATCGGCCGGATCCGGTAGGCATCCGCGAGATCGCCGCGCCCTTCCCCCGCCTCCCGCTCGCACGTCCCGAACCCGCTCGGACGCTGACCGGGGCGGGCGGCCGGTCGGCTGGCTAGCCCCCGGGTGTGGCCGGGCCAGGCCGGGGTCGGCAGGGGGCGCGTGAACGTTCCCAGGGTTCGCGCTGGGCCATCCGGGTGGTGGAGACGCCGATCGGTTCGGAAGTCGCGGGGGTTGTGTGCCACGGTGCCGACAGGCGCGGACGGAGTTATCCACAGGCTGGAGAAGGGGACTTCCGCCGGTACGGGGATAAAGGGAATCCTTGGCCGTGGAGAGATCCAGCCGGCTGAACAACCAGTGGTGACGGGCAGTCCTTCGGCGATGCCCGGGTAGATACGGGGAAGGCATTGGTGTTCGACACTTATACGACAGTACTAGGAAACGTGGCCACGCCGCCGAAGTCGTTCGTCGTGCCCAGCGGGGCGTCCATGGTGACGTTCCGGCTGGCTTCCACGCCGCGAAAGTACGACAAGGAAAAGGGTGGGTGGAAGGACTGCCCCTCCAGTTTCTACACGGTGGTGGCGTGGAAGATGTTGGGGGAGAACATCGCCGGCTCGGTGAGCGTGGGGGACCCGCTCATGGTGATGGGCAGACTCCGGGTGCGGGAGTGGGAGGGGGACAAACAGCGCCACACGGTCGCGGAGATCGAGGCCATCTCGGTGGGACACGACCTGTCCCGCGGGACCTCGGCGTTCCGCAGGGTCGTCCGCCCCCACGCCGATCCGCTGCCCCCGGACACGGTGACGCTCACGCGCACCCGCTGATCCCCCGGGGGCCTCCCCCTCCCCCCAGGGAGCCACCGCTCCCTCCCGCCCCTGGGCCAACGCTCCCACGGGCGGAAGTCCAGCGCCACCACGGGCCCCGGCGCTGGAGGCCGACCGGGTCACCACCGCCTCACCCGGAGGCGGCCACCCGGTCGGCCGGCCCGGCGCGGCCGAACGAGCGCCAGATCGCACGCCGAGGCGTCGCCACAGGGGAGCAGCGGGGGAGTCCGGACAGTCAAGCGGCCACCCGGGACCGGACAACCGGGTGGCCTTCCGAGGAGAGGAAAGAAAGGAGGAAGGGAGCCAAGCCATGAGGCAGGCGCCGGGACGCGGTCAACTCCGCGATCCCGCCGGGTGTGAGAGTTCGCGCCCGGCACCGTCTGCGGCTTGCTCCCCACCTCCCCCTCCAGGACGAACTCGGGGGAGGAGCGCGAACCCGGGCAGGCCACGAGCCAGTCAGCGGTGTGTGGCGCCTGGGGAAGCACACGAGCGCGGACCAGCCAGCGGCGTGGCCCGGGCCCTGAGGGGATGAGGGCAGAGCTGAGGGGGAGAGGGCAGCGAAGAGCCCTCGGCGCAGGCATGAGGAACAGGGCAGAGGCTGGGGGAGTGGTGGAGCGGTGGAGCGGAGGAGGAACGGAGAAGGGAACAGGCAAAGCAAGTGGCGGGGAAGGGTTCCTGGAGTGACAGGAGAAGGGGTGGGTGGCTGCTGAAGGGGGCCCGGCGGGGAGGAGGGCGGGTTCCGGGGTTGAGTGGATGAGGGGAGGCCGGCGCAGGGGGAGGGGTAGGGGAAAGCGAGGGTGGGAGAGAGAAAACGGGGGCGCGGCGGGGATGTGGGCTGGGTAAGCGGGCATGGGCGGGGGCGGGCGGGGTGGGAATTGAGGGGCGGGGAAAAGGGGGAGGGGGAGGGGCGGGCAAGCCCGGGCCCGATGTGGGGAAGAAGTGTCATGGGCATGCTTGTAAGGCGGCGGTGGCAGGTATGTGCATACGAGAGACGGGGATTTCGCCAGGTCAAGCTGGCGGGGGCGGGCAGGGGGTGCCATGAGGGCCTGGGGGAGGCGGCGCTGACGATTCCTGGAGGGCCAGGAGGAAGCTGGGCGTGGGAAGACGGGGGTGCCGGCGGGAGATCTAGTGGGAAGCCGTAGCCGGCAGGGCAGGTGGGAAGCTCGGAGGCAACCGGGCGCGAAGCTGCCGAGGCAGTCGGGAAACCGCGAGGCGGAGGGCGGGGCACTACCGCGCGCGTGGTGTGGCCGGATCGCCGCACCAAGCCGCCGCCCACCGTGCACGGTGAGGCCTGCTGGGTGTGGCGGGCCCGGAGCAGGGCGGGCGCGGCGCTCTTCAGCGGTCGACGAAGCCCGACTCGTAGGCGATGATCACGGCCTGCGTGCGATCCCGGGCGCCGAGCTTCGACAGCACGTTGCCCAGATGGGTCTTCACCGTCTCGGTCCCGACGCCCAGTTCGTCGGCGATCTCGGCGTTCGTCAGCCCCTTGGCCACCAGGCGCAGCACTCCCGCCTCCCGCTCCGTCAAGCGCGGCAGCGCCCGCCCCCCGCCGCCGTGGCGCGT is a genomic window containing:
- a CDS encoding single-stranded DNA-binding protein, with product MFDTYTTVLGNVATPPKSFVVPSGASMVTFRLASTPRKYDKEKGGWKDCPSSFYTVVAWKMLGENIAGSVSVGDPLMVMGRLRVREWEGDKQRHTVAEIEAISVGHDLSRGTSAFRRVVRPHADPLPPDTVTLTRTR